One stretch of Paenibacillus sp. FSL R5-0341 DNA includes these proteins:
- a CDS encoding thiamine pyrophosphate-binding protein, whose product MRTVADYLAETLRNLGVTHVFGIIGKSICPAVLKMVDYGLEFIPGRHESSSGFAASGYALQTGKLGVAFATSGPGGTNLLTAAAHAKANNLPVLFITGHQSIQELGLPQCQDSSSYLADLAEMFRPATLFSKLVERGDHFGTLLNHALSIALGPNKGPVHLCLPFDVQTELLSQCRIVIPEPEPLLSVSNLNRILPLIQQSKRPLIIAGKGVSRARAHDELLHLAESFNIPVITTPGGKGAIAWDHPLYHGPCGVGGFPHADDMLNQSDLYIVLGSRLSDMTICNLKPENHPEHLIQFDADPTFVGKILSAQTLHITGDLKDNMQYLLGTLVEHSSPKRNTAPIVYTVPLPDLPRLSLASVLDGMSELLPYDHKLFVDDGSHGFHAVQRYKVKKPGSFVFDAYFACMGNAIGMAIGAKAASPEETVVCITGDGCFMMLGMEINAAVCNNLNVIFIVVNNKQLDMALKGMEKTTGRIDGTLFEVPMDASKFAESLGAVAFRAETLAEFSSALNTAQTLNQVAVIELLTDRDEIPPTAHRTVTLN is encoded by the coding sequence ATGAGAACAGTTGCGGACTATTTGGCAGAAACTCTGCGTAATCTAGGCGTTACTCATGTCTTTGGTATTATTGGTAAATCCATCTGTCCTGCTGTCCTGAAGATGGTGGATTACGGATTAGAATTCATTCCAGGCCGTCATGAATCCAGCTCAGGTTTTGCCGCATCCGGTTATGCCCTTCAGACGGGCAAGCTTGGCGTTGCTTTTGCCACATCCGGTCCGGGCGGAACCAATCTGCTTACTGCCGCAGCCCATGCGAAGGCCAACAATCTGCCCGTACTGTTTATCACAGGTCATCAATCCATTCAGGAACTGGGGCTTCCCCAGTGTCAGGATTCCTCTTCCTATCTGGCTGATCTGGCCGAGATGTTCAGGCCTGCCACGCTGTTCAGTAAACTGGTAGAACGCGGAGATCACTTCGGCACCCTACTGAATCATGCCCTTTCCATTGCACTTGGCCCCAATAAAGGCCCTGTTCACCTCTGTCTACCTTTTGACGTACAGACTGAATTGTTATCTCAATGCCGAATTGTCATTCCCGAACCGGAACCTCTTCTTAGCGTATCTAACCTGAATCGCATTCTTCCTCTAATTCAACAATCCAAACGTCCCTTAATTATTGCTGGTAAAGGTGTAAGTCGCGCCAGAGCTCACGATGAATTGCTTCATTTGGCCGAATCGTTCAACATTCCCGTCATTACGACTCCTGGTGGAAAAGGAGCAATTGCGTGGGACCATCCCCTGTACCATGGACCTTGTGGTGTTGGAGGTTTCCCGCATGCAGACGACATGCTGAACCAAAGTGATCTCTATATCGTGCTCGGTTCACGTCTGAGTGATATGACCATCTGCAACTTAAAGCCTGAGAACCACCCGGAACATCTCATTCAATTCGACGCTGATCCTACGTTTGTCGGTAAGATTCTGAGCGCTCAAACCTTACATATCACGGGTGATTTGAAAGACAACATGCAATATTTGCTGGGAACACTCGTAGAACATTCTTCTCCAAAGAGAAACACGGCCCCCATAGTTTACACTGTACCTTTACCGGATCTGCCCCGCTTGTCTCTGGCTTCTGTGCTGGACGGGATGAGTGAACTGCTTCCTTACGATCATAAGCTGTTTGTCGATGATGGCAGCCATGGATTTCATGCGGTTCAGCGATATAAAGTCAAGAAACCTGGCAGCTTTGTGTTTGACGCGTACTTTGCCTGCATGGGTAATGCCATTGGTATGGCGATAGGTGCGAAAGCCGCTTCACCTGAAGAGACCGTCGTATGCATCACCGGTGACGGATGCTTTATGATGCTTGGCATGGAGATCAATGCCGCAGTATGCAACAATCTGAATGTTATTTTTATTGTCGTCAACAACAAACAACTGGATATGGCACTCAAAGGAATGGAAAAAACAACAGGCAGAATCGATGGCACCCTATTTGAAGTTCCTATGGACGCATCCAAGTTTGCCGAATCTCTGGGTGCTGTTGCATTCCGTGCAGAAACCCTTGCCGAATTCTCATCTGCGCTGAACACAGCACAAACGTTGAATCAGGTGGCTGTCATTGAGCTACTGACCGATCGCGACGAGATTCCACCTACAGCTCATCGCACCGTAACTTTGAATTAG
- a CDS encoding methyl-accepting chemotaxis protein, whose amino-acid sequence MNKRRTFKIFYKIGLGYLLVLAVLAGCILLIQSSTSKLQEELDFLVDHDMRVHALTYELERNMVDMETGQRGYVITGEDNYLDPYTKGKEELGTLKDELALLISDNPAQTALLEDIHSNMENWIQIAGEPVIALRQANNTPAILDFFADDPGKRDMDQIRSALDTFRTNELTLTDTRTEALKQKNKILNLELYGALLVVAIISFITALILSRAIVRNIRTVKQALNDIGSSNGDLTLRIATPMRDETRELAESANIMLAGLQQMMLDVQSNAMTLSTASDRLDKGVSDSHIAGKEVATAMERVAEGADEQVALTQTMVAAMQQSLTGLNRVASSAADVAERAVRTESIAVDGQQRIDNAVGKMSSIEQSFLSVQEAINDISKMSDQVINIADSMSGIARQTNLLALNAGIEAARAGENGRGFAVVASEIRNLADQSATSAKEITSILETVVAGVQSTVQVVDASTLHVNEGLQTIEDAGNAFSTITQHIHDLSGEVLDVSAVVEELTSGSEAVMKSITEVSAVVEDTASATEEVSAMTEEQLASLQEMSDTSKQLNEMSDALDQLVKRFKLA is encoded by the coding sequence ATGAATAAGCGCAGGACTTTCAAAATTTTTTATAAGATCGGATTGGGTTATTTGCTTGTACTGGCTGTACTTGCCGGTTGCATTCTCCTGATTCAGAGCAGTACAAGTAAGCTTCAAGAGGAACTGGATTTTCTGGTCGATCACGATATGAGAGTACATGCTCTAACGTATGAGCTCGAAAGAAACATGGTAGACATGGAAACGGGGCAACGCGGTTACGTCATTACTGGTGAGGACAATTACCTCGATCCCTACACCAAAGGAAAAGAAGAGCTGGGTACGCTCAAAGATGAACTTGCGTTATTAATTTCGGACAACCCGGCCCAAACCGCACTCTTGGAAGACATACATAGTAATATGGAGAACTGGATTCAGATCGCTGGTGAACCTGTAATCGCCCTTCGCCAAGCGAATAATACCCCAGCCATTCTAGATTTCTTTGCCGATGATCCAGGTAAACGAGACATGGACCAAATACGCTCCGCCCTTGATACGTTTCGTACCAACGAGCTTACGTTGACCGACACCCGTACAGAAGCACTCAAGCAGAAAAACAAAATACTGAACTTGGAACTGTACGGGGCACTTCTCGTTGTCGCCATTATTTCCTTCATCACTGCGTTAATTTTGTCCCGTGCCATTGTCAGAAACATCCGTACTGTGAAGCAAGCCCTGAATGACATCGGTTCTTCCAATGGTGACCTGACGCTGAGAATCGCTACCCCAATGAGAGACGAAACTCGTGAACTTGCGGAGTCAGCCAATATCATGCTCGCTGGTTTGCAGCAAATGATGCTGGACGTGCAGAGCAATGCCATGACTCTGAGCACAGCTTCGGATCGATTGGATAAAGGGGTCTCCGATAGCCATATCGCCGGAAAAGAAGTTGCCACGGCTATGGAACGCGTCGCTGAAGGCGCCGACGAACAGGTTGCTCTAACTCAAACAATGGTAGCTGCGATGCAGCAATCCCTCACTGGGCTTAATCGGGTCGCCTCCTCGGCAGCTGATGTGGCTGAACGTGCCGTACGTACGGAATCCATTGCTGTGGATGGGCAACAGCGTATTGATAATGCTGTAGGCAAAATGAGTTCCATTGAGCAATCCTTCCTCTCCGTACAGGAAGCCATTAACGACATTTCGAAGATGTCTGATCAGGTGATCAACATTGCAGATTCCATGTCAGGTATTGCAAGACAAACCAATCTGCTTGCACTTAACGCCGGAATTGAAGCTGCTCGCGCCGGGGAAAATGGACGTGGATTCGCCGTTGTTGCCTCGGAAATCCGTAATCTTGCTGACCAAAGCGCAACCTCAGCCAAAGAGATCACAAGTATATTGGAAACCGTAGTAGCAGGTGTTCAAAGTACGGTGCAGGTGGTTGATGCGAGCACACTTCATGTGAATGAAGGATTGCAAACTATCGAGGATGCAGGTAATGCTTTTTCAACCATTACTCAGCATATTCATGATCTCAGTGGTGAGGTGCTGGATGTATCCGCTGTTGTCGAGGAACTCACTTCCGGAAGTGAGGCTGTAATGAAGTCCATCACCGAAGTATCGGCTGTAGTGGAAGATACGGCATCAGCCACGGAAGAAGTATCCGCGATGACGGAGGAGCAACTTGCTTCTCTCCAGGAAATGTCGGATACATCCAAACAGTTAAATGAAATGTCCGACGCGCTTGATCAACTGGTTAAACGATTCAAGCTTGCGTAA
- a CDS encoding 3-oxoacyl-[acyl-carrier-protein] synthase III C-terminal domain-containing protein → MAGIRIVDIDIYHPATKVHNDFYIEHFDARGVDIRGLLKALGRDTRYKIDNDDENSLSMAFEAASNLLEKTGLTGADIDLIAYASQTPEYIFPTNSLMIHRLINGASHTICIDSNANCAGMTAAFEQVSRQMLGNPRIRRALIIGSDYVAPHASPDDPVYFANFGDAAAAVIVERDEQAVGFIDSIYQTDTCVYGNSLFPAEGLAKLGKTGVDAGAFHVKFIPFDDSICVDAASESIRTLLTRNEIEPDEIKAACFSQLSIGNIRAVSANVGIGDDIAVYIGDEFGYTSTSSPFIALHRAVTSGQIQRGDKVLFWTVGAGWQNVAMVVEY, encoded by the coding sequence ATGGCCGGAATTCGTATTGTAGATATCGATATCTATCATCCAGCAACCAAGGTGCACAATGATTTTTATATTGAACATTTTGATGCAAGAGGTGTAGATATTCGTGGATTGTTAAAGGCACTTGGTCGTGATACACGTTATAAAATTGACAACGATGACGAAAACTCACTAAGCATGGCCTTTGAGGCAGCCAGTAATCTACTGGAAAAAACCGGACTTACCGGTGCAGATATTGATCTGATTGCTTATGCAAGCCAAACGCCAGAATACATCTTTCCTACGAATTCCCTGATGATTCATCGCCTGATTAACGGAGCTTCTCACACGATCTGCATTGACAGTAACGCGAACTGCGCAGGCATGACTGCTGCTTTTGAACAGGTTAGCCGACAGATGCTGGGTAATCCTCGAATTCGGCGTGCCTTAATCATCGGCTCGGATTACGTGGCTCCTCACGCCAGTCCGGATGATCCCGTATACTTCGCCAATTTCGGTGATGCAGCAGCGGCAGTTATTGTTGAGCGGGATGAACAAGCTGTCGGTTTCATTGATTCCATCTATCAGACGGATACCTGTGTGTATGGTAACTCACTCTTTCCTGCAGAAGGCCTGGCGAAACTGGGCAAAACGGGTGTAGATGCAGGTGCTTTTCATGTGAAATTCATCCCATTTGATGATTCAATTTGCGTAGATGCCGCTTCGGAGTCCATTCGTACCCTGCTGACACGCAACGAGATTGAACCAGACGAGATCAAAGCCGCCTGCTTCTCCCAGCTATCCATTGGAAACATTCGGGCTGTCTCCGCGAACGTTGGCATCGGTGATGATATTGCCGTCTACATCGGAGACGAATTCGGGTATACCTCCACCAGCAGTCCATTCATCGCATTGCATCGAGCGGTTACATCAGGTCAGATTCAGCGTGGTGACAAAGTGCTCTTCTGGACCGTTGGAGCCGGGTGGCAAAATGTTGCCATGGTGGTAGAGTATTAG
- a CDS encoding Gfo/Idh/MocA family oxidoreductase, which yields MYSVGNTSLSAILEWIGVNEVTVMKMALIGLGKMGLHMVHQVENTKMDTKIEIVAVCDANEEGLAAFADSHPGVRTYTDYKQLMNEHQIDLLYIAVPPKFHHPVVMEALERKIHVFCEKPLANSVEEAKEMLDAAQQSGVVHAIHFSMPHEPSVLKLQEMIEQGTVGTIRKIDLILQFPQWPRSWQQNAWITSREQGGFILEVGIHWIHMIQKVFGAVRVVSTQVQYPENGDCELEVQAALELEDGTRIQLNGISQFAGEERVSMVVYGTEGTIALENWDELKSGLVGQPLSPVEVLESASELPVLKHVIARIQGKPARIYDFNDGYQAQLVLEALRNTEQSR from the coding sequence GTGTATAGCGTTGGCAATACGTCGCTTTCTGCTATACTGGAATGGATTGGGGTGAATGAAGTGACAGTGATGAAGATGGCTTTGATTGGGCTGGGTAAAATGGGATTACATATGGTTCATCAAGTTGAGAATACGAAGATGGACACGAAGATTGAGATTGTAGCGGTGTGTGATGCGAATGAGGAAGGTCTGGCGGCTTTTGCAGATTCTCATCCGGGGGTTAGGACGTATACGGATTACAAGCAATTGATGAATGAACATCAGATTGATCTGCTGTATATTGCAGTTCCGCCGAAATTTCATCATCCGGTTGTCATGGAGGCGCTGGAGCGAAAAATACATGTGTTCTGTGAGAAACCGCTTGCCAATAGTGTGGAAGAAGCGAAAGAGATGCTGGATGCAGCGCAACAATCGGGTGTCGTTCATGCCATCCATTTCTCTATGCCACATGAACCTTCAGTATTGAAGCTGCAAGAGATGATCGAGCAGGGCACCGTGGGCACGATTCGCAAAATAGACCTGATTCTGCAATTCCCACAGTGGCCACGATCATGGCAACAGAATGCATGGATTACGAGCCGTGAACAGGGCGGATTTATTCTTGAAGTGGGAATTCACTGGATTCATATGATTCAAAAAGTGTTTGGTGCAGTCCGGGTAGTAAGCACTCAGGTTCAATATCCCGAAAATGGGGATTGTGAGCTTGAAGTACAGGCTGCTCTGGAACTGGAAGATGGAACCCGAATTCAGCTAAACGGTATTTCTCAATTTGCCGGGGAAGAACGTGTATCCATGGTGGTATACGGGACAGAAGGTACGATTGCTTTGGAAAATTGGGATGAATTAAAGAGTGGCCTGGTGGGGCAACCACTATCTCCAGTGGAAGTGCTTGAATCCGCCAGTGAACTGCCTGTTCTTAAACATGTCATTGCCCGTATACAAGGCAAACCGGCCAGAATATATGATTTTAATGATGGGTATCAGGCGCAATTGGTGCTTGAAGCACTACGGAACACGGAACAATCGAGATAA
- a CDS encoding spore coat protein CotJB, whose translation MEPEVPKPCDAKYYELLEELQALDFVLVELNLYLDTHPGDFQSIEQYNKFSQERMRVAHEFQQLYGPLMNFGHAFSKYPWEWSQTPWPWQV comes from the coding sequence ATGGAACCTGAAGTGCCGAAACCCTGTGACGCTAAATACTACGAATTGCTTGAAGAACTTCAGGCGCTGGATTTCGTGTTAGTGGAACTGAATCTGTACCTGGACACCCATCCAGGAGACTTCCAAAGCATTGAGCAGTACAACAAGTTCAGCCAGGAGCGAATGCGGGTAGCGCATGAATTTCAACAGTTGTACGGACCGTTGATGAACTTTGGGCATGCGTTCTCCAAATATCCGTGGGAATGGTCTCAGACACCTTGGCCATGGCAAGTGTGA
- a CDS encoding carboxymuconolactone decarboxylase family protein yields the protein MSEHVAQGLDRFAKLSGEYGAKALAPIKEHFPELSEFIMGTAYGDIFQRTTITDQWKEVAIISSLITQGQYEQLGVHYTMALSVGVTVDQLKGILLHLAPCIGAPRIISAFNILLATLKEIQ from the coding sequence ATGAGTGAACATGTGGCTCAGGGACTGGACCGTTTTGCTAAACTTTCTGGTGAGTACGGCGCTAAAGCCCTCGCACCCATCAAAGAGCATTTTCCCGAATTATCCGAATTTATTATGGGGACAGCATATGGGGATATTTTTCAGCGCACCACGATTACGGATCAATGGAAGGAAGTTGCCATTATCTCTTCGTTGATCACCCAAGGACAGTATGAACAATTGGGGGTGCATTACACGATGGCTCTCAGCGTGGGAGTGACCGTGGATCAGCTCAAGGGAATATTGCTACATCTGGCGCCTTGTATAGGTGCTCCACGCATTATAAGTGCATTTAATATATTGCTTGCCACCTTGAAAGAAATACAGTAA
- a CDS encoding spore coat associated protein CotJA — protein sequence MKDPQLRAYAPFVGPFDPCPPVAIRTYLVPPQLFIPFQPMGWPQYSPAEALRLGTLWPALYSPYTPARSKGRKVEVDGT from the coding sequence GTGAAAGATCCGCAGCTTCGTGCTTACGCCCCTTTTGTGGGGCCGTTTGATCCTTGTCCGCCGGTAGCGATTCGGACGTATCTGGTACCTCCGCAATTATTTATTCCATTTCAGCCCATGGGCTGGCCGCAGTACAGTCCGGCAGAAGCGTTAAGATTGGGAACCTTATGGCCTGCATTGTACAGCCCTTATACACCGGCGAGATCGAAGGGAAGGAAGGTGGAAGTGGATGGAACCTGA
- a CDS encoding manganese catalase family protein codes for MWVYEKKLQYPVRVSKCDPHMAKLLAEQYGGADGELAAALRYLNQRYTIPDKIIGLLTDIGTEEFAHLEMIATMIYKLTKDASVEQLQEAGLGPNYAQRDSALFYTNSSGVPFTAAYIASKGDPIADLYEDIAAEEKARATYQWLIDLTDDVDLQDSLKFLREREIVHSLRFREAVEILKDDRETKKIF; via the coding sequence ATGTGGGTGTATGAGAAAAAACTGCAATATCCCGTAAGGGTTAGTAAATGTGATCCTCATATGGCAAAATTGCTAGCGGAACAGTACGGAGGAGCGGATGGGGAACTCGCGGCGGCACTGCGGTATCTGAACCAGCGATATACGATTCCGGACAAAATTATTGGGCTACTGACGGACATAGGCACGGAGGAATTCGCTCACTTGGAAATGATTGCCACCATGATCTACAAGTTGACAAAGGACGCTTCGGTGGAGCAGTTGCAAGAAGCGGGACTTGGGCCGAACTATGCGCAGCGTGATTCTGCCTTGTTTTATACGAATTCCTCGGGAGTACCATTTACAGCAGCTTATATCGCTTCAAAAGGTGATCCGATCGCGGATTTGTACGAGGACATTGCAGCAGAAGAGAAAGCCAGGGCTACATATCAATGGTTGATCGACCTGACCGATGACGTGGATCTGCAGGATAGTCTGAAGTTTCTGCGGGAACGGGAGATTGTACATTCCTTGCGTTTCCGGGAGGCGGTAGAGATTCTGAAAGACGATCGGGAGACAAAGAAGATTTTCTGA